One window from the genome of Cyclobacterium amurskyense encodes:
- a CDS encoding porin encodes MKRFYTILTILFLLPVTFILAQETEETQSKFALSGSVDAYFRSNLNAPNKGDAAQAPATSFANLSGFSLGMANVIATYEGEKVGFVADLVFGPRGEDAVFGSPLYAGGMAGSSQIVNQLYMYYNVSDAVTFTLGNFNTYLGYEVISPTGNFNYSTSYMFSYGPFSHTGLKADFQLSDNWSLMAAIMNPTDMTEFNFYGSYTFGGQLGYSTDAGGTYLNVLYGDQDGKLDMNTLPSFGPSSMGNTFQIDLTAGYDVTETLYLGLNTTYNTTAAGQMYSGTSIQDATGDGYGFYGVAGYLQFATSDKFSLGARGEYFKVFNDGLDGVVGLNTVGDGRVVAGTLSGNIKITDNFTIIPETRLDMMSDNFFINNDYQSSKNLASFLVAGVFSF; translated from the coding sequence ATGAAAAGATTTTATACAATATTAACAATCCTATTTTTATTGCCAGTTACATTTATCTTGGCTCAGGAGACAGAAGAAACCCAATCAAAATTTGCACTTTCAGGCTCAGTAGACGCCTACTTTAGAAGTAATTTAAATGCACCGAACAAGGGTGATGCTGCGCAGGCTCCTGCCACTTCATTTGCCAACTTATCTGGATTTTCATTGGGAATGGCAAATGTAATTGCCACTTATGAAGGTGAAAAAGTCGGTTTTGTTGCTGATTTGGTTTTCGGACCTAGAGGTGAAGATGCCGTTTTCGGATCTCCGCTTTACGCTGGTGGAATGGCCGGTAGTTCTCAAATTGTAAACCAACTTTACATGTACTACAATGTAAGTGATGCGGTTACTTTCACGCTTGGTAATTTCAACACTTATTTAGGCTATGAAGTTATTTCTCCAACTGGAAACTTCAACTACTCCACTTCTTATATGTTTTCATATGGACCATTCTCGCATACAGGACTAAAAGCTGACTTCCAGCTTTCTGACAACTGGTCTTTAATGGCTGCTATCATGAATCCTACAGATATGACGGAATTCAACTTTTATGGTTCTTACACATTTGGTGGGCAACTGGGTTATTCTACTGATGCAGGTGGAACATACTTAAACGTATTGTATGGAGACCAAGATGGAAAACTAGATATGAACACTTTACCTTCTTTCGGTCCAAGCTCTATGGGAAACACTTTTCAAATCGACCTTACAGCTGGTTATGACGTCACAGAAACCTTGTATCTAGGACTTAACACTACCTATAACACTACCGCTGCTGGCCAAATGTATAGTGGTACATCTATACAGGATGCCACAGGAGATGGATATGGTTTTTATGGAGTTGCTGGATACTTACAATTTGCCACTTCTGATAAATTTTCCCTTGGAGCAAGAGGAGAATATTTCAAAGTATTCAATGATGGACTTGATGGTGTTGTTGGTTTAAATACAGTTGGTGATGGCAGAGTGGTAGCAGGCACCCTTTCTGGAAACATCAAAATCACAGATAACTTTACCATTATCCCAGAAACTAGACTGGATATGATGTCTGATAATTTCTTTATCAACAATGATTACCAAAGCTCTAAAAATTTAGCTTCATTCTTAGTCGCAGGTGTATTCTCCTTCTAA